CCACCGAGGCGGGGATTTCTCCCAGCGCATTCGGGTTCCAGGCCAAGGGGTCGTTCAGGGCACCCATGGCGGAGGTCTCGGTCAGACCGTATCCACTGATCATGGGGGCAATGGCCATGGACAGGAATCGCTGAGTGTCCTTGGAGACGGGACCACCGCCGTTCATCATGATGCGGAGGTGACCCCCGGTGGCctccttgagcttcttgaaaaCGATGGCATCGAGAATCGAGGCACCGACCCCGGCACCGGGGAACCCGTTGGTCAGCAAGAAGTTCTTGGCCGCCATGGCACCCCAGAACATGCCCTTGACGATGAAGCTGGTCTTGTTCAGGTTGCCCAACACACCCTTCTTGACCGACTCCCACACCGCCGGAACACCGACGAGGATGGTGGGCTTGAATTCGCGAATGTCACCCTTGCAGTTGCGCATGGAGGTGTCTGACAGGGTGCGAGGGTTGCCGTATCCCATACAGCCACCCCAGAACAGGCAAAGGTTCTCGAACATGAACTCCAGGATGTGCGCCTGTGGCAAGTAGGTGAGCAGCGAGTCGTTGGGGCCAATGTAAGGGCCTACGATCTCGTTCACACCGGCCGTGGCTGCAATCACATTCGCCTGGGTCAGGGGGACACCCTTGGGTGGGCCGGTTGAGCCTGAGGTGTACATGATACAGCACAGGTCCTCTGGTTTGGGCGGCACTGGATCCACGGGGTTCTCCTGGCCCAACTTGCGCAGATCCTCGAAGCTGAGGACATTGATGTGGGGGAAATCAGTCTTCAGTTTCTCCAGGTCCTCCGGTTTGGCCTCGTTGTCGGTGTTGTAGATGACATGCGTGATGGAGGAAACATCCCCCAACACATGGGTGAGAGACTTGATCAGGCCGGGGTCCAGGAAAATGGCAGTCGAGGAGGTTTGAATGAGAGAGTGCTTGAGACCCTCCTCACCCAGTGTGTCGTAAGCGGTGACAATGGTGATGGATTGCGACGCGGCACCGTGTGACATGGCCAGCCAGTGTGCGCTGGTGGCACCGTACAGGTGCAGACGTCCATCCTTCTCCAGGCCGAGCTTGCGCAGACCCGAGCCGAGCTGCAGGCACAGCTGCTCGTACTCGAGGAAGGTCATGTAACTGTAGCCACTCATCTCAAAGTAGGTCCACTGCTTATCGACCTCCTTTTCCACGCCGTCGAccatcttcttgaccttcttgtTCTCCACATGGGTCTTGATCAACTTGCGGGTACCCACAGCTTTGTTGTTGCCAAAGAGACGAGCAGACCGACGGATGTTGTCATAGGTTGTCGCGACGTCCTCAGACGGACGCAGAATCAGACCGTTCTTCGCATTGGGATGACGGCGAGGGATGGTCTCGCCCTCGACCTTCTCATACCCTGGGGCCTCTACAGTGAAAGGgcccttcttggccattCGCGGCTGGAATTGAACGTCGCGTTTCGACATGGCGACGGTGAGGGGGGGGATACTCTCCGAACTGAAAGAAAGATCAGGGGAGAAAAAATGtcaaaggagggggggaaaatTGGTCGTCGGGAGGTTCAAGGACGATCCGAGGTCGACACTAAATCGAGCAGTCGGCTGGAAAATTCCACTAGGGTCGGGACGGAGTGACGTTAGTGGGCGTGTTGAGCCGGGGGGCGCGGCCCAGGGCGGGGGCCAAGATAAAGGAAATTGTAGGAGCTCAAAGGTCCGGCGTCTGGCTTACCCAGCTTGTGACTTGTAGATATCTGTCGAAGGACAAGAATCAGATtgagtggaagaggagaggacaAAATGGAGAAAGTTGGCGAAAGATGGGTTCGATCGCAGGGTggcggatgaggaggaggtggaggccCAAGAGGAGAGGAGCTGCCTTTTGCTGGGCGCACTGGGCCACCCTTTCGCGGTGGTCTGTGGCTGGGCTTTGCGGAAATGACGCACAAGGTACGAGTTGGATTTGGCAGCGTCTGTCGTTCGATTTAGTGAATGAGCAGCGATCAGATCGGATGATGAGCACCGCCCAGGCACGGTGCCGGTCAGTTCACCATAGGACTACTTTGGAGCTGAGGGTGGTCTTCCTACTGTATATATAAGCGTGACGCTGGAATGAAGACCGATTTCACCAATACGCGGAGAGGATCCAACTACACACTGCGACTCCGTGACAGCACTCGATCTCCAGTCGTAAGGTACCTGGAGCACTTGGTCACTCCTGACTGGATGCCGGGAACTTCCACCGGATCAAATCACCATCGCCGAGAGGAAGTCCAAACTTTCTTTGAAAGCGAACCATAACTGAAGCTACGTGACAGACTTGCAAACACATCGGGGCCCACGCCGAGACTGCGAACGAACGGACCTCCAGACCGCCAGCCTCGACCTCGTCTATCTCGTGATGTTGCCGCGGTCCAGACACgagcgccccccccccccatgtCTTCCACGGTTAAGCCGATCTGGGCAATTGCTGGGCTCGCAAAGAGTGGCCACTAAGCGATTGACATACCCAGTGCGTGACTTGTACAGACGTGGACCAGGGGAGGCTGTGAGGAATTGAGCCGTGAAGCGCTCCTTCGGCTGGTAGCGCGTATACCGTCGAGAGTCCGGCAGGTATCTAAGAGTTTCGCAGGCTCTGCCATGTCCTCGAAGGATGAAGAAGTTCTTACCTCAGACACCTGATGGTACTCCTCAGCAAAGTCTACTGTAGTAATTTACGGCACAGGTGtgcgcagcagcagcggttCGCGGAAGGCGAATTTAAAGTTGGCCGGAGGCAGATCGTTTACCTTTTTCCTCGAATCCGTTGGGGGATGATCGCCCAACAGGAGGCCCTGAGGCAGTGCGACTCACCTGCTGCACTGCGACGCTCTCGATCATCGTTTGGAGCCTTGCCTCTTGTCCACACCACAATCCGAGTGGTCATCTCACAGTTGGTGTTGAGTGGTCTCGGTTCTCTTTCGTTTTCTTGGCTTGGTTGCTCATGTGGAGCCGGGACGGTGGTCTTGCAGCTCCTCGAGGCGATCCACTCACGCGAGTCACGACTCAAGGACGGTGTTGTCCAAGCTAGTCTTGTCAGCAAACATGAGATGATCgcagaaaggagagagacgatgatgatggctaTATCTATCAAAGCGGGTACAAATGACATCTCAGACTTCACATCCGTTGGAGTAGTATATACTCGGGGGCAATGTGGAAAGAATGGTCCACATCATATGAGTCTCGTAAGATTCAACGAGGTGAACTGTAGAAGGGAGGCCCAGGTCCCGTGATTCGTGCCATTGCGAGGCCTCCAGAAAAGCTccacccccaaaaaacaaacgGGCGCATGCATGTATTCCATTCCAGGGAATGCGCCACCGATAGCTGCTTTCCAATCCTGGGTCAGCACGTCCGTTTTAAGACAAATGGGACGAATTGAGAGAGAGCAATAACTGAACCCAACCATGGACAATGCAATCACCGACTTTCTGGCCAGCATAGGCAGTGAGGAAGTTACCGATGTCGAAGAAGGTAAGTTCCGAGGTCATGATACATCGCAGGATGGCCACTAGACCGTCGATCTCCAAGCCAGCGGCCCTCCAGTCTTCATCACAGAGTCACATTTTGCTCAACTGCCAGCCCATTAGAGGCCTTTCTTCTATTCAGCCAAGAAATTCCTACCACGAACCTAGGTTTTCTAGACTCGCGCGCTTCATCTCTCGACATACCCATTGGGAGCCATGAATATACTGTTCATCAATCGCCGACTTTGTTGAGTTCCTCTCGTGCCGGAGGCACTACGGGCGCAGGTGAGTCTTGcattgatttttttttctttttggctcgCTGTTCATTCCTCCGtggcctttcttttcccctgAATCAACTGCCGTCTCCTATTTCATGTGGTCTCGTGCGCCTCGTTTCGCCATCGGCGATCAACCCTCTCCGGGTGTAAAGTCCTTCCgggtctcttttttttctggagcGGATGGCACAGACAATTCCCATGGCACAAGTTCGCTCGATGGCTGCCAATTATGCTCTGCTAGTCTGATATCTTATGCACGGCGAAAATCTCTACTCCACAGCAGAGAGACGCTAAGGCTAGTGGCCCCGGTTTTCATCTCGCCGGCGCTCAAGACGTTGGAAGCCGAGGCTTTTCGCGTGGAACTCACCACACTTCCGCTTGTGATGAGCCGGCTGGCCTGCGGCTGCTCCCGGGCGAGCAGCTGCTCCTCTTGCATCTCGTCTGACTGATTGACGAATTCAGGAgagacttttcttttgtccttCCGTCCTTCCGTCCTTGTCATGAGATTTTCCCATTCGTCAGCGTCGTAGTTGTTGCGTTGCCGTCTTTTCGGCAGATGATTGACTTCTCGATCCAACGAAACTAACAGCTTGTGTCGATCTAGTCCTGTGGAAAATCACTCCATGTTTCGCAGAATGGGTATCAAATCCAGCAAATCCTCTACGGACACACTCCCTTCTCTCTGAAACCTCCGTGGTTGCGGAATTAGGCTGTGGTATTTCCGCATTGGTCGCGCTAGCCCTAGCGCCTTCTGTGCAGCACTATCTCGCGACAGACCAAGAATACGTTCGACGGCTCTTTCGCACAAATGTCGAGGCCAATAGCTCCGTCTCGTCAATTCCTTCGACTGCACTAGGCAAGTCAAAAGGCAGCAAGGCCAAAGCCGGTGGCAAGTCCTCCGTAAAAGGGAAACGACCCCCTCAGTCCCCTGCCAGCAACATCACCTTCACGACCCTGGATTGGGAACGTGATCAGCCAGAGCTGCTGAAACAGTGTATTAGTTCAAATTCCGGTCACACCGCCCTCGCACGAGACGCAGGTCAGGTCGACGATGAACAAGAAGTGGGAGACCGAGGcttcgatcttcttctttcctgcGATTGCGTCTACAACGAAGCTCTCGTCGCGCCCTTCGTCCGCACATGTGCCGAGATCTGCCGTCTACGGCCACTTTACAACCCCTTGGAAGGTCAGAAAACCGGCCCAGGCCGTCGGCCGACGATCTGCATCGttgcgcagcagcagcgagCGCCAGATGTGTTTGAGACTTGGTTGAGAGAAACGTTGCGTGAGTTTCGAGTATGGAGGCTAAGTGATGAGGTGCTGGGTGATAGACTTAAGGCCGGAACGGGATATCTGGTTCATCTTTTGCTGGCCAAAGAGCCGGGGAAGTCCTGCGGTATGACTCGGTAAAGGCAAGTCGATTCGTGTGCAATGGCCTGCGTCACATGTACGATACTACGGAGGTTGGCATCTTCCCACCGAAGGCTTCGCAGGCTTTCCTGTCAAGGGATATGTCTGGCGCTGCCATCTAGATTTCCGATTCGATCAAGTCCATTCCCTGATGGGCTAAATGCGTCCATCCACCCACGCCTCGTTCTAGGGCAAgggaaccccccccctccctacCATTTAACAATTCACAGCTTCTTTTTATCATTTTCGATTCAGCCGGAGCAGTTTACTTCGAGGTAACTAAAGCCGCATGAGAAAGACGGGAGGAGTCCCGTCAATCATCTCGCACATTTAATGTGATAATCGAATGGATTGCTCCGTTAGTGTCAGCTTGCGAGGAATAATAGAGATGAAGATGTGCAAATCTTGAAAATTGATCAATCCAAAACAAAACCCCTTATTGACGCCCCCGCCGTCCAAAGGATATGCACCAGTAGTCAAAATAGACGCGCCAAGTAATCACAgcaaaataaaaataaaactATTATGAAGAAGTCATAGACGCTACTGTTGGGGTCGAGAGGGCCACCCTGCCTGTCAATAGCCCTGAGTGTTGTCGGGCAATCACCAGCGCTGTTTCCAGCCGCTTTCATGACAGATGGGAGAGTATCGGCAATTATCTGTAGGAGAGAATGGGGAATGTTTTGCGGTCATGGATGTTCAGCTGAAACTCGAAAATTCCTTCGAGTGTCGCAATGTAACTTTGTCGAGGTCAGTAAAGGGCGACACAACGTGAGGATATACAACGATGGCTTACAGTGTTCTTCCGTCTGCACCCCAGCCCACGCCGGCTGTAGCGTCAGGTTCTTCAGCCCCGGGGCCGTGGATGAAGCTGCGATCGGGGAGATCGTTAATGATGTTGCGAACCCAACGGGGAGAGTGGTTTTGCTCAAAGCCAAGGATTTGTTGGCGCGTCCGCTGTTCCCGATGTCCGCGCTCGGTGATCGCACGATTTTGCATTTCGTTGGCAATCTGGCGTTGACGACGTATACGTTCAGCCGCGATGTTTGCTCTGATATCATAGTTCGACGGTCTTGATGTCTCCTGCCTGCCGTCAACTCCTGAGACTGGTCTGGCCTGGCTTCGCTCAACGGGGCGAGGGATTGAACTTGACCGTGGCGGACGTGATCGTCGGATATCAACGCTAGTGGGTGTGAGTGGCTCTGAGGGTTGCGGAGCAGTCATGCCATGCGCTTCCAGTTCGCGGAGACCATAATCACTGTCTGCAGCGAAACGATTGACAGCGTCACCAGGCTGATCCGACCGGGAGGAAGTCCAGCCATggccgctgctgctgttgcgaGGATCGTGGTTGGACGCATCTAATTCGGGTGAACCGCTGCTTTGTGGCAGAATGACCGAGCTGCGGCGGCCACTGCGTGGTGAAAGATATGCCGTACTTGGTCGACTATACTGACTGCCCTGAGGGTTACCCGGTGTATCTGCTTGATGAATCGAGGACAGGTGTCGGGCTCCGTTTCCAAGATCTTCGGTGGCACCATAGCTGCGGCTTTGTGATGTTTGAGAGAGGTGCAAAGGAGTTCTAGAGGTCGTCTCGCCTCTGTCAACAACTCCTGTATCCTCTCTAGCGTTCCATCGCGCCGTGTTGAGAAATTGCATGATCAACCGCTCACGTGCAGTCAGGTCATTCAGCATACTCTCTCGCGATGAAAACCGTCCAtggccatctccatctccgccatgCTGAACTTCTTCAGCGGCAAAGCCGAGTCGAGCCGTGATTTCCAGGTCATCATCAGAGGGACTGTCATCAAAACTGGCGAGTAGGGGCACAGTGCGAACCTCTTGAAGGTCGGGGTCGTCGGGGTCCAAGGTCAGGATTTGCCTACGCAAGAAAGACTGTCGTACATCAGCAACGCCAGCCCTTCCGTGGCCCTCGAGCCACACCAATAGATCCCAAGGCTCGGGGGCAAAAGTCATGCATCGCACGGCACCGCCTTCAATGCAGGATCTTGAGGACTTGAATTGGTTGATGACAGGCTCGTCGTCATTCAGATTCCGAACGCGGTCCATATCGAGCACTGTCACGAAGCCAGACTGAGATCCTACTGCACATAGGTGACTTGACTGAGAGAATGCGATTGTGAAGCAGCAAGCGTCATCCGGGCGTGACCCGATACTAATCTCAATGCAGCGCAATAGTTCCAAGTTCCAGCCGCTGAGCTTTGTACCTGATTCAGTTGTTACTAGTGAGTCCCAGTCTCGAGCCACACTGTAGAAGTATATCCGATTTTCGTCCCCCACTGCTGTGAGGACTGTATGATCCGGGGATATGATTGCGTAGTTCATGCATGTAGAGTGGTGGAGGACCTTCAGGACCTTGGCACTCGTCAAGGAGTAAAGGGTCACCGTTCGGTCATTGTTGCTATAAATAACCCTCGAGTGTTAGCCAGTGAGTCTCAGATCTCTAGTTTACCCAAGCGAAAGGCAAATACCTGACAACCATCACATCCTCACTTGCTATTCCCTCGCGATCACTTGGAAATTGGTGAATCGTCACAGAGTTCACGATACTGCCGCCGAATTTATGCAACTCGAACTCCGGCATCCATCTCCGGGTGCCGCGACGTAGGGGTGTGGCTTCGCTGTTTGTGGCATCTGGAGAAGGCAGCCCAGGCGAAGATTGCAACCCAGGTGAAGATTCAAAGTCAAGTGGGAGCGCACTGTCAACATCCGATGAGTGGGACGGCGCCTGTCCATGCGGTTGTCCGCCCCGATCATCCGTTCTGATAAAGGCACATTCACCATTTTCCGGGCCCCCCACAGCGATCCACCCATACCCAGCCGCCAGACAGCGCGGCTCAAACGGGATAACAGCTATGCTTTCCCTCTTTTGCGAAGAGATATGGATTGCGTAGACGACCCTTTCCACGACAACATAGATGCGATCCGGATCGGCAGTGCTAATGTAGTGGCGCAGTTGTGTATGGCTaccgatcgatcgatcgcgTCAGTAGTTGCATTTCTTACCAGTGCAAAAAGCGGGGGAGGTACGAACAAATTCGGGATACGGAACGGGATGAAGCGTCGTTTACTCGGAAGGATAAGGGACTCAGTTGGACGATATCTGTCATATGAGCTCGAATCAGCATTGACTCTCAAATGAGCCCACATGAGCCCACCTCCTGAGGTTCGACGAAGACCACAGAGAGAGCAGATGGTGCGGGAGATAACGCCTTACACTGTCGAGTCCGACGTCATGGTGGCAGGTTAAGCCAACGCTGACATTGTCTGCACAGACTGAGGCACGCAGGGACATGAAAGACCCCGAATCTGAGCTTTGAGCAAATTGAAAAGGgtgaggagagaaaaaattGTAAAGCTAATGCCGAGTCAGCCATAAAGTGTATGCTCATGCGCTTGCAAACGGATGACGTAAGACATTTCAAGGTGCCACGGACACGGTTTTGGTGGAGGTGAAAGCCGGGGTACGACTGGATGGCCGATAGCGGCCACTGCCCAAAGGCATCTATCTCTTTGCACAGAAATGATCATGACATCGGAAACTGCTCTTGAGGACATCTCTGTACTGACCTTCAGAAGGAGAAGTGAGTTCCGTGTTGACTAAGAGGATGGTCT
The window above is part of the Penicillium oxalicum strain HP7-1 chromosome VI, whole genome shotgun sequence genome. Proteins encoded here:
- a CDS encoding Long-chain-fatty-acid--CoA ligase 1 is translated as MTTRIVVWTRGKAPNDDRERRSAAVDFAEEYHQVSEIPAGLSTVYALPAEGALHGSIPHSLPWSTSVQVTHWIGLTVEDMGGGGARVWTAATSRDRRGRGWRSGGPFVRSLGVGPDVFANAAKSNSYLVRHFRKAQPQTTAKGWPSAPSKRQLLSSWASTSSSSATLRSNPSFANFLHFVLSSSTQSDSCPSTDIYKSQAGSESIPPLTVAMSKRDVQFQPRMAKKGPFTVEAPGYEKVEGETIPRRHPNAKNGLILRPSEDVATTYDNIRRSARLFGNNKAVGTRKLIKTHVENKKVKKMVDGVEKEVDKQWTYFEMSGYSYMTFLEYEQLCLQLGSGLRKLGLEKDGRLHLYGATSAHWLAMSHGAASQSITIVTAYDTLGEEGLKHSLIQTSSTAIFLDPGLIKSLTHVLGDVSSITHVIYNTDNEAKPEDLEKLKTDFPHINVLSFEDLRKLGQENPVDPVPPKPEDLCCIMYTSGSTGPPKGVPLTQANVIAATAGVNEIVGPYIGPNDSLLTYLPQAHILEFMFENLCLFWGGCMGYGNPRTLSDTSMRNCKGDIREFKPTILVGVPAVWESVKKGVLGNLNKTSFIVKGMFWGAMAAKNFLLTNGFPGAGVGASILDAIVFKKLKEATGGHLRIMMNGGGPVSKDTQRFLSMAIAPMISGYGLTETSAMGALNDPLAWNPNALGEIPASVEVKLVDFPDAGYLTTNNPPQGEIFIRGGSVTSGYFENEEETKGALTEDGWFMTGDIGEFDVNGHLRIVDRKKNLVKTLNGEYIALEKLESIYRSSPVVANICVYAAEDQDKPVAIIVPVEAALKKIASDNNIEGDTLETLVHNEKIKRLVLEQLQSAGRAGGLRGIEIISGVVLSDEEWTPQNGYMTAAQKLQRKKITNQYQADINKAYGKK